Proteins from one Brevibacillus humidisoli genomic window:
- a CDS encoding peptidase: MAEQLERWRDKIRKQLSQERQAAIALLQEWVQEPSVQGDERSIQEKVAKQLAAMGLKVDLWVMEGAELINHPYFVSPRTTFANSPNVVGVWSGTGGGRSLILNGHVDVVPAGDEQQWQHHPFSGSVIDGKLYGRGATDMKGGNLASLLAIQTLQALGVRLKGDVIYESVVEEESGGAGTLATILRGYRADAALVPEPTNLKIFPKQQGSMWFRLSIKGRSAHGGTRYQGVSAIEKSMQVLQAINRLEKQRNERISDPLYATLPIPIPINVGVIEGGKWPSSVADLVKMEGRMGVAPGEEMEHAKAEMEQALKQLAEQDDWFRDHPVELEWFGARWVPGAVEEDHPLMQMLQESYQQVMGNAPVIEASPWGTDGGLLTRLANTPAIVFGPGVTQVAHYPNEYIELDAVFQCAEIFALTMMKWCGVAEEGAIEQ, from the coding sequence GTGGCAGAACAACTGGAACGTTGGCGCGACAAAATCCGCAAACAGCTCTCACAGGAGCGGCAAGCGGCGATTGCACTGCTGCAGGAATGGGTGCAGGAGCCCAGTGTACAGGGAGACGAGCGATCGATTCAGGAAAAGGTCGCCAAACAGTTGGCGGCAATGGGTCTGAAGGTTGACCTCTGGGTGATGGAAGGAGCGGAGTTGATCAACCATCCCTACTTTGTCTCACCGCGGACCACCTTTGCCAACAGTCCCAATGTTGTTGGCGTATGGTCTGGAACCGGAGGAGGGCGGTCCCTCATCCTCAACGGACATGTTGACGTGGTACCGGCCGGCGATGAACAGCAGTGGCAGCATCATCCATTTAGCGGCAGCGTAATCGATGGAAAGTTGTACGGGCGGGGTGCCACCGACATGAAAGGGGGGAACCTGGCCTCGCTGCTGGCGATACAGACCTTGCAGGCGCTGGGTGTACGGCTAAAGGGGGACGTGATCTACGAAAGCGTGGTCGAAGAAGAGAGCGGGGGTGCTGGTACGCTGGCCACTATCCTGAGAGGCTACCGTGCTGATGCGGCGTTGGTCCCAGAGCCAACCAACTTGAAGATCTTTCCCAAACAGCAGGGCTCGATGTGGTTCCGTCTGTCGATCAAGGGACGTTCAGCGCATGGAGGAACCCGCTACCAAGGGGTGAGCGCGATTGAGAAAAGCATGCAGGTGCTGCAGGCGATCAACAGGCTGGAGAAGCAGCGCAATGAGCGCATCAGCGATCCGCTTTACGCCACGCTGCCCATACCGATTCCGATCAATGTAGGTGTGATTGAAGGAGGCAAATGGCCGTCTTCTGTCGCTGATCTGGTCAAGATGGAGGGGCGGATGGGCGTGGCTCCGGGAGAGGAGATGGAGCACGCCAAGGCAGAGATGGAGCAGGCATTGAAGCAGTTGGCGGAACAAGACGACTGGTTCCGCGATCACCCCGTAGAGCTGGAGTGGTTCGGAGCCCGCTGGGTACCGGGAGCCGTCGAAGAGGATCACCCCTTGATGCAGATGCTGCAGGAGAGCTACCAACAGGTCATGGGGAATGCTCCGGTGATTGAGGCATCCCCGTGGGGAACGGACGGCGGTCTGTTGACCAGACTGGCCAACACCCCGGCAATCGTATTTGGACCTGGCGTGACGCAAGTAGCCCATTATCCCAACGAGTACATCGAATTGGACGCGGTGTTTCAATGTGCCGAGATTTTTGCCCTCACCATGATGAAGTGGTGCGGCGTAGCAGAGGAAGGAGCGATAGAGCAATGA
- a CDS encoding CoA transferase subunit A: MNKVVELEEALNHFQDGMSLMVGGFGGVGNPPTLIRGILSKGVRDITMISNDTAFPHIGLGQLVTQRRVKKLITSHIGSNPNAGAQMTAGELEVEFCPQGILAERIRAGGVGLGGILSDIGIGTIAEQGKQKVSVAGKEYLLETPLIADVAIVHAKRADHYGNLVYESSARNFNPLVAMAGTVTIVEADEIVEIGELDPEEIITPGVFVDLVVKSEGVDWQWAWEK; this comes from the coding sequence ATGAACAAAGTAGTGGAGCTGGAAGAAGCGCTCAACCATTTTCAGGATGGGATGAGCCTGATGGTAGGCGGGTTTGGCGGGGTCGGCAATCCGCCTACCCTGATCCGCGGCATTCTGAGCAAAGGCGTACGGGACATCACGATGATTTCCAATGACACTGCGTTTCCGCATATCGGACTGGGGCAACTGGTTACCCAACGCCGGGTGAAAAAGCTGATCACCTCGCACATCGGTTCCAATCCAAACGCTGGTGCGCAAATGACAGCAGGAGAGCTGGAAGTGGAGTTCTGTCCGCAGGGCATCCTTGCCGAGCGGATTCGGGCAGGTGGTGTCGGACTTGGAGGGATCCTCTCCGACATTGGCATCGGGACCATCGCTGAGCAGGGGAAGCAAAAAGTGAGCGTAGCCGGCAAAGAGTATCTGCTGGAAACGCCGCTTATCGCTGATGTAGCAATTGTCCACGCCAAACGAGCCGACCACTATGGCAATCTGGTGTACGAGAGCAGTGCCCGCAACTTTAATCCGTTGGTAGCCATGGCTGGCACCGTCACGATTGTAGAAGCGGATGAGATTGTGGAGATCGGCGAACTGGACCCGGAGGAGATTATTACGCCAGGTGTGTTTGTCGACCTGGTCGTAAAAAGTGAGGGGGTTGACTGGCAATGGGCGTGGGAGAAGTGA
- a CDS encoding PucR family transcriptional regulator encodes MTITIREALMLPDMVQSKLVAGAAGVDNQIRWVTIVEVLEDTNRLQEGEFLITTGFGLMDDAKRLSGFIPSLARRGLSGVAIHTGFYLGEIPDSLITAADAYGLPLIEIPVEVNFSTITKAILQPIINRQFETLAYSQAIHEQIIRVALAGKGLPAIANELARLTDGRAVIVDTFGYQLVASQQRADTAHGIKEPTQTTERDPGSITRDQEIDAEVPLAAAELKTGQAISAGEDGQEAVTHSVPIQTATETYGFFSLTKPHAEWQELDHIALQHAATLCALEFVKERAIRETEWRMQGDFAEEILSGTVTWSAEEDARSRLLGYPLTGSHIVAALRPQSGATEKTGQHHHQLTTLLNRLAIRHRTPYLLRERPSHLLLIMPDQAASLALLERLARRWTALSPATPLYIGVSRGRQNLPDLAEAADEAVFVLHAYPLLAQPPQPLLYEQMEGYQVLFPFHRKPETLQQLWQPLLQPLLEYDRRYNQQLLETLRVYLMHNGNGLQTSQALYIHRHTLKYRIQQIESKTGIDLQHAGQRWQLQLALMAYRLHGLLYPAADKSGTPGTG; translated from the coding sequence ATGACGATTACCATACGTGAAGCACTGATGCTGCCGGATATGGTACAGAGCAAGCTGGTTGCTGGTGCCGCCGGAGTGGACAATCAGATCCGCTGGGTGACGATTGTCGAAGTACTGGAGGATACCAACCGGCTGCAGGAAGGGGAGTTCCTGATCACCACCGGTTTTGGGCTGATGGACGACGCCAAACGATTGTCGGGCTTTATTCCTTCCCTGGCGAGGAGAGGGCTTAGCGGTGTAGCCATTCACACCGGCTTTTACCTAGGGGAGATCCCTGATTCGTTGATCACGGCTGCCGATGCGTATGGACTGCCGCTGATTGAAATACCGGTTGAAGTCAATTTTTCCACCATTACCAAGGCCATCCTGCAGCCGATCATCAACCGTCAGTTTGAGACACTGGCCTATTCCCAGGCGATCCACGAGCAGATCATCCGCGTCGCCCTAGCTGGAAAAGGTCTGCCTGCCATCGCCAATGAACTGGCTCGATTGACGGATGGCCGAGCTGTGATTGTTGACACGTTTGGCTATCAACTAGTCGCTTCTCAGCAGAGAGCGGATACTGCTCACGGGATAAAGGAACCGACACAGACCACAGAACGAGATCCAGGCTCGATCACGCGTGATCAAGAGATAGATGCGGAAGTGCCGCTTGCCGCAGCTGAACTCAAAACCGGACAAGCTATATCAGCAGGAGAGGATGGACAGGAAGCGGTGACGCATTCGGTACCGATCCAGACAGCAACGGAGACCTACGGCTTTTTTTCCCTGACCAAACCGCACGCAGAGTGGCAGGAGCTGGATCATATTGCCTTACAGCATGCAGCGACGCTCTGTGCGCTGGAGTTCGTCAAAGAACGGGCGATTCGCGAGACGGAGTGGCGGATGCAGGGAGATTTTGCGGAAGAGATTTTATCGGGTACTGTTACTTGGAGCGCAGAAGAAGATGCGCGCAGCCGTCTGCTCGGCTACCCGCTAACCGGTAGTCATATCGTGGCTGCACTGCGGCCGCAATCGGGCGCTACAGAGAAAACGGGCCAGCATCACCATCAGCTGACCACGTTATTAAATCGGCTGGCTATCCGGCACCGAACTCCCTACCTGCTGCGGGAACGCCCCAGTCATCTGTTGTTGATCATGCCGGATCAAGCGGCCAGTCTTGCTCTGTTGGAACGCTTGGCTAGACGGTGGACGGCCCTCTCTCCTGCGACTCCTCTCTACATTGGGGTAAGCAGAGGGAGACAGAACCTGCCCGACCTGGCAGAGGCGGCAGACGAGGCTGTATTTGTGCTGCATGCTTATCCATTGTTGGCTCAACCGCCACAACCGCTGCTGTATGAACAGATGGAAGGCTATCAAGTGTTGTTTCCTTTTCATCGAAAACCGGAAACGCTGCAGCAGTTGTGGCAGCCTCTGCTCCAGCCATTATTGGAATACGACCGGAGATACAACCAACAGCTATTGGAGACGCTGCGGGTCTACCTGATGCACAACGGGAACGGTCTGCAGACATCGCAAGCGCTTTACATCCATCGGCATACCCTGAAATACCGGATCCAGCAGATCGAAAGCAAAACAGGGATTGATCTGCAGCATGCCGGTCAACGCTGGCAGCTGCAGCTGGCTCTGATGGCTTACCGACTGCACGGCTTGCTCTATCCAGCTGCGGACAAATCCGGAACGCCTGGCACCGGTTGA
- a CDS encoding SDR family oxidoreductase, producing the protein MTILDRFRLDGKVALVTGCKRGIGRAIAIALAEAGADIVGVSASLESSGSEVEREVSARGRSFYGYTHDFSDRTSLYRFIEQVKQDVSEIHILVNNAGTIKREPAVTHPDEYWDTVMEVNLNAQFVLSREIGKEMMQRKAGKIIFIASLLSFQGGLYVPGYAASKGGIAQLTMALSNEWAQHGVQINAIAPGYIDTDNTEQLRRNPERNAGIIERIPAGRWGKPEDLQGAAVFLASSASDYLSGSIITVDGGWMGR; encoded by the coding sequence GTGACCATTCTGGATCGGTTTCGGCTGGATGGAAAAGTAGCGCTTGTGACCGGCTGCAAGCGGGGGATTGGCAGGGCGATCGCGATTGCCTTGGCTGAGGCGGGAGCGGACATCGTGGGGGTCAGCGCTAGTCTGGAATCCTCGGGAAGCGAGGTGGAACGGGAAGTCTCCGCGCGAGGACGTTCCTTTTACGGCTATACGCACGACTTTTCTGACCGCACCTCGCTGTATCGTTTTATCGAACAGGTAAAGCAAGATGTGTCGGAGATTCACATCCTGGTGAACAACGCAGGGACGATCAAGCGGGAGCCTGCTGTCACGCATCCGGATGAATACTGGGATACCGTCATGGAAGTGAATCTGAATGCACAATTTGTATTGAGTCGAGAGATCGGCAAAGAGATGATGCAGCGAAAAGCGGGGAAAATCATCTTTATCGCTTCTCTGTTAAGTTTCCAAGGCGGCCTATATGTGCCGGGCTATGCCGCGAGCAAAGGAGGCATCGCTCAACTAACGATGGCGCTGTCCAATGAGTGGGCCCAGCATGGTGTGCAAATCAATGCGATCGCCCCGGGCTATATCGATACGGACAATACGGAGCAGCTCCGCCGCAATCCAGAGCGGAACGCAGGCATTATCGAGAGAATTCCGGCAGGAAGGTGGGGTAAGCCGGAAGATTTGCAAGGCGCCGCTGTGTTTTTAGCCTCATCTGCATCCGATTATCTAAGCGGCTCCATCATTACCGTGGACGGAGGATGGATGGGGCGCTAA
- a CDS encoding aspartate aminotransferase family protein, with product MKGKSYVIKPELGKTYPFVSHGKGIYLYDQTGKAYLDGCSGAVTASIGHAVPEIAEAMYDQARKVSFAYRSHFSSDAVEELAAKLAEWAPGNLMYSFFVSSGSEATETAQKIAIQYWQEKGYQRKNQILSRWMSYHGITIGALSMSGHVLRRKRYVPLLADYPNVSAPYCYRCPLGLSPDACGSKCIDDLEIAIQRIGAENIAAFIAEPVIGASGGAVVPPAGYYQRVREICDRHQILFIADEVMTGIGRTGKRFGIDHWGVVPDMMALGKGMSAGYTPMAAAIVSEEIIETIALGSGSIMAGHTYSANPQSAATALAVMQYMEKHNLVGNAAVQGEYLLQQLKQLTVDFPLVGDARGLGLLCGLEFVKDQSSKAPFALSDGIAQRVIDRAFDKGLMIYPAVGGIEGQAGDSIIIAPPLVIARDEVDQLIHLLRGAIADVQEELKHEGLVAAEKG from the coding sequence GTGAAAGGCAAAAGTTATGTGATCAAACCTGAGCTTGGCAAAACCTATCCGTTTGTCTCGCACGGCAAGGGCATCTATCTATATGACCAGACCGGCAAAGCCTACCTGGATGGCTGCTCCGGAGCGGTGACGGCAAGTATCGGACATGCTGTCCCTGAGATAGCGGAAGCGATGTATGATCAGGCGCGGAAAGTCTCTTTCGCCTACCGTTCTCACTTTAGCAGTGATGCAGTAGAGGAGCTGGCCGCCAAGCTGGCGGAGTGGGCCCCCGGCAACCTGATGTACAGCTTTTTTGTCAGCAGTGGTTCCGAAGCGACTGAGACAGCGCAAAAGATCGCAATTCAATACTGGCAGGAGAAGGGCTACCAGCGGAAAAACCAGATTCTCTCCCGCTGGATGAGCTATCATGGGATTACCATCGGAGCGCTCTCGATGTCCGGGCATGTGCTGCGCCGCAAGCGATACGTGCCGCTGTTGGCCGATTATCCCAATGTGTCGGCACCTTATTGCTACCGCTGTCCGCTTGGACTTTCACCGGACGCTTGCGGCAGCAAGTGTATCGACGACTTGGAGATTGCGATTCAGCGGATCGGTGCGGAGAATATTGCCGCGTTTATTGCCGAACCGGTGATCGGAGCATCCGGCGGAGCAGTCGTCCCGCCAGCAGGATATTATCAGCGGGTACGTGAGATTTGCGACCGCCATCAGATCCTGTTCATTGCAGATGAGGTGATGACCGGGATTGGTCGTACCGGCAAGCGATTTGGCATCGATCACTGGGGCGTCGTGCCTGACATGATGGCGCTTGGCAAAGGGATGAGTGCGGGATATACGCCGATGGCGGCTGCCATTGTGTCAGAGGAAATCATTGAGACGATTGCCCTCGGTTCCGGTTCGATCATGGCCGGACATACGTACAGTGCCAATCCGCAGTCGGCTGCTACGGCACTGGCTGTCATGCAATACATGGAGAAACATAATCTGGTAGGAAATGCCGCTGTCCAGGGAGAATACCTTTTGCAGCAGCTGAAGCAGTTGACAGTAGACTTTCCGCTGGTGGGCGATGCTCGCGGGTTAGGGCTGCTGTGTGGTCTGGAGTTCGTCAAGGATCAGAGCAGCAAAGCACCGTTTGCGCTGTCCGACGGGATCGCCCAACGAGTGATCGACCGAGCGTTTGACAAAGGCCTGATGATCTACCCGGCGGTCGGCGGGATCGAAGGGCAGGCAGGCGATTCCATCATCATCGCTCCACCGCTCGTAATTGCCAGGGATGAAGTAGATCAGCTGATCCACCTGCTGCGGGGAGCAATCGCTGACGTGCAGGAGGAACTAAAACATGAAGGTTTGGTTGCAGCAGAGAAGGGATGA
- a CDS encoding aldehyde dehydrogenase family protein, translated as MKRKLFIGGEWVEGREYSQLSAPHSGEVIAEIPQADQADIDRAISAAQEAHTTMRNTPAHQRATLLASISNLIAERSEEAARLIALEAGKPIRTARGEVARTVQTYRFAAEEAKRIQGETLPLDAAPGGEGRVAYTVREPLGVVAAITPFNFPMNLVAHKVGPALAAGNTVVLKPASQTPLSAYLLAEIAQEAGLPAGALNVVTGSGRVIGDALVTDPRIKAITFTGSPQVGIGIRNRAGLKRVTLELGSNSAVIVDRDVDLGEVVPRCVFGAFSYSGQVCISVQRIYVAAAMFESFVDAFLTETRKLRGGDPLAEETDYAAMIHPGETERTVEWIREAEQKGARILCGGSVEGRVLPPTVLTNVPADARISCQEVFGPVVMINKVESVEEGIRHVNNSNYGLQAGVYTNDVRTALDAAEQLHVGGVMINDIPTFRVDHMPYGGVKESGFGREGIKYAIEELTELKLVVFKR; from the coding sequence ATGAAGCGAAAGCTGTTTATTGGCGGTGAGTGGGTTGAGGGAAGGGAGTACAGTCAACTGTCCGCCCCCCACAGCGGTGAAGTGATTGCCGAAATCCCCCAGGCAGATCAGGCTGACATCGATCGGGCGATTTCCGCTGCCCAAGAGGCGCACACCACGATGCGCAACACGCCGGCGCATCAGCGGGCCACCTTGCTTGCCTCCATCTCCAACCTGATCGCGGAACGGAGTGAAGAAGCAGCCAGATTGATCGCGCTGGAGGCAGGCAAGCCGATCCGCACCGCTCGCGGCGAAGTGGCCCGGACGGTTCAGACGTATCGATTTGCCGCCGAGGAGGCCAAACGGATACAGGGGGAGACGCTGCCGCTGGATGCCGCTCCAGGAGGGGAAGGACGTGTTGCTTATACAGTTCGGGAGCCGTTAGGTGTCGTCGCAGCCATCACCCCGTTCAACTTCCCGATGAACCTGGTCGCCCACAAGGTTGGCCCGGCCCTGGCAGCGGGGAATACAGTGGTGTTAAAACCGGCTTCACAGACGCCTCTGTCCGCTTATTTGCTGGCTGAAATCGCACAGGAAGCCGGTCTGCCGGCCGGTGCGCTCAACGTGGTGACCGGCAGCGGCAGAGTGATTGGCGATGCGCTGGTGACCGATCCGCGGATCAAGGCGATTACCTTTACGGGAAGCCCGCAGGTAGGGATCGGGATTCGCAATCGTGCCGGATTGAAGCGGGTCACACTGGAACTGGGCTCCAACTCGGCGGTCATCGTCGATCGGGATGTCGACCTAGGCGAAGTGGTGCCCCGCTGTGTGTTTGGCGCTTTCTCCTACTCGGGACAGGTATGCATCTCGGTACAACGCATCTATGTCGCAGCAGCGATGTTTGAATCGTTTGTCGACGCTTTTCTCACGGAGACCCGCAAGCTGCGTGGTGGAGATCCGCTGGCGGAAGAAACCGATTACGCGGCGATGATCCATCCTGGCGAGACCGAACGGACAGTAGAGTGGATTAGAGAAGCGGAGCAGAAGGGTGCCCGGATCTTGTGCGGTGGTTCTGTGGAAGGCAGAGTGCTTCCGCCTACCGTGTTGACCAACGTACCTGCTGACGCCCGTATTTCTTGCCAGGAAGTGTTTGGACCCGTGGTGATGATCAACAAGGTGGAATCAGTGGAAGAAGGGATCCGACATGTCAACAACTCCAATTACGGCCTGCAGGCGGGAGTTTACACCAACGACGTTAGAACGGCGCTCGACGCTGCCGAGCAGCTGCATGTTGGCGGCGTGATGATCAACGATATCCCTACGTTCCGTGTCGATCATATGCCATACGGAGGCGTGAAGGAGAGCGGTTTCGGACGTGAAGGCATCAAGTACGCCATCGAAGAACTGACCGAACTGAAGCTGGTCGTCTTCAAGCGATAG
- a CDS encoding 3-oxoacid CoA-transferase subunit B — protein MGVGEVREAESYRERIARRAALEIEDGMIINLGIGIPTLVADFIPEDKFVLFHAENGILGTGPSPAPGEENPMLCNAGGFPVTLVKGASYFDSATAFAIIRRGLLDMTILGVLEVSQAGDIANWIVPGKRVPGMGGAMELAQKAKRVMVLTTHLDKQGRSKIVRQCKLPLTAPRAANLIITDMAVMEVTAEGLYLREVMHPYTVADVIAATEAELHIADEVGVFR, from the coding sequence ATGGGCGTGGGAGAAGTGAGAGAAGCGGAGAGCTACCGCGAGCGAATCGCTCGACGCGCCGCCCTTGAGATCGAGGACGGCATGATCATCAACCTGGGGATCGGAATTCCAACACTGGTCGCCGACTTCATCCCTGAAGACAAGTTTGTGCTGTTCCATGCAGAGAACGGCATTCTCGGTACCGGGCCAAGTCCTGCACCAGGGGAAGAGAATCCCATGCTGTGCAATGCCGGCGGTTTCCCGGTTACGCTGGTCAAGGGAGCCTCTTATTTTGACAGCGCGACTGCTTTTGCCATCATCCGGCGTGGTCTGTTGGACATGACGATCCTGGGGGTGCTGGAAGTGAGCCAGGCTGGCGATATCGCCAACTGGATCGTGCCAGGCAAACGAGTCCCCGGCATGGGCGGCGCGATGGAGTTGGCGCAGAAAGCGAAACGGGTGATGGTCCTCACCACTCATCTCGATAAACAAGGGCGTTCCAAGATTGTCCGGCAGTGCAAGCTGCCGCTTACCGCACCGCGGGCGGCCAATCTGATCATTACCGATATGGCAGTGATGGAGGTCACGGCAGAGGGCTTGTACCTGCGCGAAGTGATGCATCCCTATACGGTTGCTGATGTGATAGCCGCTACCGAGGCTGAACTGCATATCGCTGATGAAGTGGGCGTATTCCGGTAA
- the gabT gene encoding 4-aminobutyrate--2-oxoglutarate transaminase produces the protein MNPIATKYIKLNTAIPGPRAQELLTRKEASVPRGPFTTAPTFVVKADGALLTDIDGNTFIDFAGAIGTMNAGHCPPQVVEALKQQVDQYIHTCFHVMMYEPYVQLAEKLNEITPGNHAKKTFFLNSGAEAVENAIKIARKYTGRKAVISFERGYHGRTLLAMSLTSKIKPYKYQFGPFAPEVYKMSYPYYYRTPEGMGPEQMDEYILQRFQDFFLGDVAPDDVAAVILEPVQGEGGFVVPSKRFVQGVKQICEQHGILLIADEVQTGFGRTGKMFAMEHFDVVPDLVVMSKSIAAGLPISAVTGRAEIMDSPNPGEIGGTYGGSPLGCVAALEVIKMMEEQNLPARGQQIGERTMQAFARFQHRFPQVGDIRGLGAMCALEIVKDKESKEPDKELTAQIVHACNRRGLVILSAGLYSNVIRILAPLVITDEQLEEGLAVLEGVLEELCL, from the coding sequence ATGAATCCGATCGCAACCAAGTATATCAAACTAAACACGGCGATTCCCGGACCTCGTGCCCAGGAACTGCTGACACGAAAAGAGGCAAGCGTGCCGCGTGGGCCGTTTACGACTGCCCCCACATTTGTAGTCAAGGCGGACGGGGCGCTGCTAACCGATATCGACGGCAATACGTTTATCGACTTCGCCGGCGCGATCGGCACGATGAACGCCGGACACTGTCCGCCGCAGGTGGTGGAAGCGCTAAAACAACAGGTGGACCAGTACATTCATACCTGCTTTCATGTGATGATGTATGAACCGTACGTCCAGTTGGCAGAAAAGTTGAACGAGATCACCCCGGGGAACCATGCCAAAAAGACATTTTTCCTCAACAGCGGTGCAGAAGCGGTGGAAAATGCAATTAAGATCGCACGGAAGTACACAGGACGCAAAGCCGTCATCTCGTTTGAGAGAGGGTATCACGGCAGGACGCTTTTGGCGATGAGCCTGACCAGCAAAATCAAACCCTACAAGTACCAGTTCGGGCCGTTTGCTCCGGAAGTGTACAAGATGAGCTATCCATATTACTACCGCACACCGGAGGGAATGGGGCCTGAGCAGATGGACGAGTACATCCTGCAGCGGTTTCAGGACTTTTTCCTGGGCGATGTTGCGCCAGATGATGTGGCGGCGGTGATTCTAGAACCGGTACAGGGCGAGGGCGGGTTTGTCGTTCCCTCCAAGCGGTTCGTACAAGGCGTGAAACAGATCTGCGAACAGCACGGCATTCTGCTGATTGCCGACGAGGTGCAAACCGGTTTTGGCCGGACCGGGAAAATGTTTGCAATGGAGCACTTTGACGTCGTACCTGATCTGGTCGTCATGTCCAAGTCGATCGCCGCTGGATTGCCGATCAGTGCTGTGACGGGGCGTGCCGAGATAATGGACTCCCCCAATCCGGGTGAAATCGGCGGCACCTACGGCGGCAGCCCGCTCGGCTGTGTGGCGGCACTGGAAGTGATCAAGATGATGGAAGAGCAAAATCTGCCGGCGCGCGGTCAGCAGATCGGCGAACGGACGATGCAGGCGTTTGCCCGCTTCCAACACCGTTTCCCGCAAGTAGGCGACATCCGAGGCCTGGGCGCGATGTGCGCGCTGGAGATCGTCAAGGACAAGGAGAGCAAGGAGCCAGACAAAGAGCTGACCGCCCAGATCGTTCATGCCTGCAATCGGCGAGGATTGGTGATTCTCTCCGCCGGTTTGTACAGCAATGTGATTCGTATTCTCGCTCCGCTGGTGATTACAGATGAGCAGTTGGAGGAAGGTTTAGCCGTGTTGGAGGGTGTTCTGGAAGAACTGTGTCTGTAA
- a CDS encoding TRAP transporter large permease subunit has product MGVDSILALMTVVILLGGILSGIFTATEASVVAVVYSFLLGFFVYKELRLRDLPRIIVQTASITGVVVLCIATASSFGWILAAEQIPSAIAESILTITDDPVFILLLINLILLLFGTFLDVSPILIIVVPILFPIAMQLGVDPLHFGIMTIVNMAIGQCTPPVGIALFVSMGISKAPLGQILGTYSVFLFSMVVLLLLVTFLPGLVMFLPEWLS; this is encoded by the coding sequence ATGGGTGTTGACTCCATCTTGGCGCTGATGACAGTTGTCATCCTCCTGGGCGGCATTCTGTCGGGGATCTTTACCGCAACGGAAGCCTCTGTCGTTGCCGTCGTCTATTCCTTCCTCCTCGGTTTTTTCGTGTACAAGGAGCTGCGCTTGCGAGACCTTCCCCGGATCATTGTCCAGACAGCGAGTATCACCGGTGTTGTTGTGCTTTGCATTGCAACCGCTTCCAGTTTTGGCTGGATTCTGGCTGCCGAACAGATCCCAAGCGCCATTGCCGAATCCATCCTAACCATCACGGATGATCCGGTTTTCATTCTCCTGCTGATCAATCTGATCCTTCTTTTGTTCGGCACTTTTCTCGATGTGTCTCCCATCCTGATCATTGTCGTACCTATCCTTTTTCCGATCGCTATGCAGTTGGGTGTCGATCCTCTCCACTTTGGGATCATGACCATCGTCAATATGGCAATCGGACAGTGCACACCACCGGTCGGCATCGCTTTGTTCGTCTCGATGGGCATTTCCAAAGCGCCGCTCGGTCAGATCCTTGGCACGTATTCCGTATTCCTATTCTCGATGGTGGTCCTGTTGCTGCTAGTGACGTTTCTCCCTGGTTTGGTTATGTTTCTGCCTGAATGGTTGTCATGA
- the kduI gene encoding 5-dehydro-4-deoxy-D-glucuronate isomerase, whose amino-acid sequence MEVRQATHPHEMKHYTTERLRKEYLIESLFVAGELRQVYSHHDRMIIGGATPLREEISLDAGDTLRVDFYLERREIGIVNIGGKGSVLVENEPFPLELFSCLYIGRGKRDVVFRSDSAEQPAKFYFVSTPAHHSHPIQQIKLENAEAQQLGAAGSSNVRTIRKLIHADGLQSCQLMLGITQLAPNNMWNTMPTHCHDRRSEVYLYMQLPQDARVFHFMGRPEETRHLVVGNEQAVISPSWSIHSGVGTSHYSFIWAMAGENDSFDDMDFVAMEELR is encoded by the coding sequence ATGGAGGTTCGCCAAGCCACTCACCCCCATGAGATGAAACACTACACCACAGAACGGCTGCGCAAGGAGTATCTGATCGAGTCCCTGTTCGTCGCAGGAGAACTGCGCCAGGTCTACTCTCACCATGACCGAATGATTATCGGAGGAGCCACTCCTCTACGGGAAGAGATTTCGCTGGATGCAGGTGATACTCTGCGAGTGGACTTTTATCTGGAGCGAAGGGAGATCGGTATCGTCAATATCGGCGGGAAGGGATCTGTTCTTGTGGAAAACGAACCGTTTCCGCTGGAGCTCTTCTCCTGCCTCTACATCGGCAGGGGAAAGCGAGACGTCGTGTTTCGCAGTGATTCGGCTGAGCAACCGGCCAAATTTTACTTCGTCTCCACGCCAGCTCATCACTCTCATCCCATCCAGCAGATCAAACTGGAGAATGCCGAGGCTCAACAATTGGGAGCTGCTGGCTCCTCCAACGTGAGAACGATCCGCAAGCTGATTCATGCAGACGGCTTGCAAAGCTGTCAGCTGATGTTGGGGATCACGCAACTCGCACCCAACAACATGTGGAACACGATGCCGACGCACTGCCACGATCGCCGCTCTGAAGTGTACTTGTACATGCAGCTGCCACAGGATGCGCGTGTATTTCACTTCATGGGTCGGCCAGAGGAAACACGCCACTTGGTGGTGGGCAATGAACAAGCGGTGATCTCCCCCAGTTGGTCAATCCACTCTGGTGTGGGTACGAGCCACTACAGTTTTATCTGGGCGATGGCCGGTGAGAATGATTCATTCGATGATATGGACTTTGTGGCAATGGAGGAATTGAGATAA